The following proteins are encoded in a genomic region of Ornithinibacillus sp. 4-3:
- a CDS encoding ABC transporter permease codes for MQGDIVANSLTRKKSFFSRTLLFWKRFSKRKVSVFGLVIILIFIIMSLFGPFLTSHDPLEQNLINNFEKSSSDHWLGTDNLGRDVLSRLIFGAKISFQISIVSVGLGLLGGLILGGVAGYYGGRIDALIMRFIDILLAFPGILLAIAIVAILGNGIFNTMLAVAIFTIPDFARIFRGSVISIKEMEYIDASKAMGFPDRTIILKHILPNSLSPLIVQGTQLMGTSILIASGLSFIGLGVQPPNPEWGAMLSDAREYLNTFPLLAIAPGTAITLVVLSFSLVGDGLRDVLDPQLKNR; via the coding sequence ATGCAAGGAGATATAGTAGCAAATAGTTTAACCCGTAAAAAAAGTTTTTTTAGCCGCACACTTCTGTTTTGGAAACGATTTTCAAAAAGAAAAGTATCGGTTTTTGGCTTAGTAATAATTTTGATTTTTATTATTATGTCTCTGTTTGGTCCGTTTTTAACTTCTCATGATCCGTTAGAACAAAACTTAATCAATAATTTTGAAAAATCTAGTTCAGACCACTGGTTAGGCACAGATAATTTAGGAAGAGATGTATTATCTAGATTGATTTTTGGTGCTAAAATTTCCTTCCAAATTAGTATAGTGAGCGTGGGCTTAGGTTTATTAGGAGGGTTAATTTTAGGAGGAGTCGCTGGTTATTATGGTGGTAGAATTGATGCTCTAATCATGCGTTTTATTGATATTTTATTAGCATTTCCAGGAATCTTATTAGCTATTGCTATTGTTGCAATTTTAGGAAATGGGATATTCAATACAATGTTAGCAGTAGCGATATTTACCATACCAGATTTCGCTCGAATCTTTAGAGGTTCTGTAATAAGTATTAAGGAAATGGAATATATCGATGCATCAAAAGCAATGGGATTTCCAGATAGAACTATTATATTAAAGCACATTTTACCAAATTCATTATCACCATTAATCGTTCAAGGAACACAATTAATGGGTACTTCTATTTTAATTGCATCTGGACTTTCCTTTATTGGGTTAGGAGTTCAACCGCCGAATCCAGAATGGGGAGCAATGTTAAGTGATGCACGTGAATATTTAAATACATTTCCATTGCTTGCAATTGCACCAGGAACAGCAATTACATTAGTAGTATTAAGCTTTAGTTTAGTCGGTGATGGGTTACGTGATGTTTTAGACCCTCAATTAAAAAACAGATAA
- a CDS encoding dipeptidase, with product MKVLNPVIDGCMFMDGEFDGCSEGILKSKADTFFLTLNSFDGFAETVKSIARIYQYTDEDPNVKVIRTYEDIENNSKNGVKSLVLTFQEPYPIGNSLENLRVFYELGARVVQLTYNKGNYIGSGCTEANGGGLTNFGKQLIKEMNKLGMLVDVSHSNEQTGRDAILASEKPIVFSHANVKAITNNPRNKSDDLIKLLAENGGVMGLTPWGPLTWKEETKSQPSLDDYLDHVDHVVNLVGINHVGFGSDATLNDSPDTKGAMDQLTLYPEVAGSYYKTIGIGREFSSASGFKGAKDIANVIEGLQKRGYSEEDINKFLGGNFERVLKQVWK from the coding sequence ATGAAAGTTTTAAACCCTGTAATTGATGGATGTATGTTTATGGATGGGGAATTTGATGGATGCTCTGAAGGGATTTTGAAGTCGAAAGCGGATACGTTTTTCTTAACATTAAATTCCTTTGACGGTTTTGCGGAAACAGTAAAATCTATTGCCAGAATCTACCAATATACGGATGAGGATCCTAACGTTAAAGTCATTAGGACATATGAGGATATCGAAAATAATTCAAAAAATGGTGTTAAATCTCTAGTATTAACTTTTCAAGAACCATATCCAATTGGAAATTCATTAGAAAACCTACGTGTCTTTTATGAATTAGGTGCGAGAGTAGTTCAGCTTACATACAACAAAGGAAATTATATTGGCAGCGGATGTACCGAAGCGAATGGTGGAGGATTAACAAACTTCGGTAAACAGCTTATTAAAGAAATGAACAAGCTAGGCATGCTAGTAGACGTATCACATAGCAATGAACAGACTGGTAGAGATGCCATTTTAGCTAGCGAGAAACCTATTGTGTTTTCACACGCAAATGTGAAAGCGATTACAAATAATCCGAGAAATAAGAGTGATGATTTAATAAAGTTATTAGCTGAAAATGGTGGCGTTATGGGTCTGACGCCATGGGGACCATTAACATGGAAAGAAGAGACCAAGAGTCAACCATCTTTAGATGATTATTTAGATCATGTTGATCATGTTGTTAATTTAGTAGGAATCAATCATGTTGGATTTGGAAGTGATGCAACATTAAATGATTCTCCTGATACTAAAGGAGCAATGGATCAGCTTACTTTATATCCAGAAGTTGCAGGATCATATTATAAGACGATTGGAATTGGCAGAGAATTTTCATCTGCTAGTGGATTTAAAGGTGCAAAAGATATTGCTAATGTTATCGAAGGTCTACAGAAGCGCGGCTATAGTGAAGAAGATATTAATAAATTCTTAGGTGGAAACTTTGAGAGAGTGTTAAAACAAGTTTGGAAATAA
- a CDS encoding ABC transporter permease yields the protein MTSFIIRRTLQVIPVLFAIAILVFGMLHFIPGDPARLVVGIEASKETVEAARENLGLNNPIYIQFLTFIGNALQGDLGTSIQTGIPVTEELATRFPITITIALGATIFATVFGMLGGVLAAIKQNKFTDNFIMFISLIAVSIPSYFLGLILLMIFSLKLGWFPVFGVDSPKHYILPIVTLGAQSMGLIARMTRSSMLDVVRQDYIRTAKAKGLPERVITYIHALKNALIPVVTVIGLRFGGLLAGTILTEVVFSIPGVGRYMVDAILARDYPIVQGTILVVATTFVIINIFVDIAYKIVDPRIRYE from the coding sequence ATGACTAGCTTCATTATCAGAAGAACTTTACAAGTAATACCTGTGTTATTTGCTATTGCAATATTAGTTTTCGGTATGTTGCATTTTATTCCAGGAGATCCTGCCCGGCTAGTAGTTGGAATAGAGGCCTCTAAAGAAACGGTAGAAGCAGCTCGAGAGAATTTAGGTTTAAATAACCCTATATACATTCAATTTCTAACATTTATAGGGAATGCTTTACAAGGTGATTTAGGAACCTCCATTCAGACTGGTATACCAGTTACAGAAGAACTAGCTACAAGGTTTCCAATAACAATAACAATTGCGTTAGGAGCGACTATTTTTGCTACAGTGTTTGGAATGCTAGGGGGAGTATTAGCTGCGATTAAACAAAATAAATTTACTGATAACTTCATCATGTTTATTTCTTTGATTGCTGTTTCAATTCCCTCCTATTTTTTAGGTTTAATTTTATTAATGATATTTTCATTGAAATTGGGTTGGTTTCCTGTTTTTGGAGTTGATTCACCAAAACATTATATCTTACCAATCGTAACTTTAGGGGCGCAGTCAATGGGATTAATAGCTCGTATGACTCGCTCTAGTATGCTAGATGTTGTTAGACAAGACTACATTAGAACTGCAAAAGCAAAGGGGCTGCCTGAGAGAGTAATTACATATATACATGCATTAAAAAATGCATTGATTCCAGTAGTTACAGTAATTGGATTGAGGTTTGGCGGTTTATTAGCAGGGACGATTTTAACAGAAGTTGTATTCTCCATACCAGGGGTAGGCCGTTATATGGTAGATGCAATTCTCGCTCGAGATTATCCAATTGTTCAAGGAACCATTTTAGTCGTAGCGACAACTTTTGTAATCATCAATATCTTTGTAGATATCGCATACAAAATTGTTGATCCCAGAATTCGATATGAATAG
- a CDS encoding ABC transporter substrate-binding protein gives MKSKFSFLILLIAIMLTVIGCSSGEKANGKTESNGENGNSDSSEIKEKLVFAPNTDAQSLDPHFANDHTSHQIVDMIYNRLINYDKDNNIVGELAEEWEVDEAGTTWTFKLKEGIKFHDGEDFNARAVKTSFDRLLNLDNGLVHSADYQFITDVEVIDDFTVAFITKEPYGLFEELMTVLATAIISPKAIEEYGNDVGKTLESSIGTGPYKITEWKKDQILTLERNDDYFGTKGVTKIIEYRTIPEDATRVMALEAGEVDVIQQIPAQDLARLENVDGIEVVKEPSIGQRQFRFDVSKKPLSDVKVRQAISYAIDRATIIEKVVPGIGYLPTSAMPPVMPDYIDLGEIPYDPEKSKQLLTEAGYPDGFKTKITTTSRYLQGVELAEVISDQLRQVGIEAEINVMEWGDIVDEWSGLTADEFDQGIFIMGTGGTNSDRQLRPIYYTAETNERNYGFYSNAEFDKIIMEALTELDAEKRRKLYQRAQEIVYKEDPAAFWLHDQYSMVAQRDNVKNVDISKFSLITFKEAYVEK, from the coding sequence ATGAAAAGTAAATTCTCATTTCTAATTTTATTAATTGCGATCATGCTGACAGTTATTGGATGCAGTTCTGGTGAAAAAGCTAATGGAAAGACAGAATCAAATGGAGAAAATGGAAACTCAGACTCAAGCGAAATTAAAGAAAAATTAGTGTTTGCACCGAATACAGATGCACAATCCCTAGATCCGCACTTTGCAAATGATCATACATCTCATCAAATAGTAGATATGATATACAACAGATTAATTAATTATGATAAAGATAATAACATTGTTGGTGAATTGGCAGAGGAATGGGAAGTAGACGAAGCAGGGACTACATGGACATTTAAATTAAAAGAGGGAATTAAATTTCATGATGGGGAAGATTTTAATGCCCGAGCTGTAAAGACAAGCTTTGACCGTCTTCTGAATTTGGATAACGGTTTAGTACACTCTGCGGATTATCAATTTATTACAGATGTGGAAGTAATTGATGATTTTACAGTAGCTTTCATTACAAAAGAACCGTATGGATTATTCGAAGAATTAATGACTGTACTTGCAACTGCAATTATTAGTCCCAAGGCTATTGAAGAATATGGAAATGATGTAGGTAAAACACTCGAATCTTCTATAGGTACAGGTCCGTATAAAATCACTGAGTGGAAAAAGGATCAAATTTTAACACTCGAGAGAAATGATGATTATTTTGGTACAAAAGGGGTCACTAAAATAATCGAATATAGAACAATTCCAGAAGATGCAACAAGAGTTATGGCACTTGAGGCTGGAGAAGTAGATGTCATTCAGCAAATTCCTGCGCAAGATTTAGCAAGATTAGAAAATGTTGATGGTATTGAGGTAGTCAAAGAACCTTCCATTGGTCAAAGACAATTTAGATTTGATGTTTCTAAGAAACCTTTAAGCGATGTTAAGGTAAGGCAGGCAATAAGTTATGCGATTGATCGTGCAACCATTATTGAAAAAGTTGTACCAGGTATCGGATATTTACCAACGAGCGCAATGCCGCCAGTTATGCCAGATTATATCGATCTTGGAGAAATTCCATATGATCCTGAAAAATCTAAGCAATTATTAACAGAAGCCGGCTATCCAGATGGATTTAAAACAAAGATTACTACAACTAGTAGATATTTGCAGGGAGTAGAATTGGCTGAAGTTATTAGTGATCAATTAAGACAAGTAGGTATTGAAGCTGAAATCAATGTAATGGAATGGGGAGACATTGTTGATGAATGGAGTGGTTTAACTGCAGATGAGTTCGATCAAGGAATATTCATTATGGGTACCGGTGGAACTAACTCAGATAGACAATTAAGACCAATCTATTATACTGCGGAAACGAATGAGAGAAACTATGGGTTCTATTCAAATGCAGAATTTGACAAGATTATTATGGAGGCCTTAACAGAGTTAGATGCAGAAAAGAGAAGAAAATTATATCAGCGTGCACAAGAGATCGTTTACAAGGAAGATCCTGCAGCCTTCTGGCTACATGATCAATATTCTATGGTTGCACAAAGGGATAATGTAAAGAATGTTGATATTAGTAAATTTTCTTTAATTACCTTTAAAGAAGCATATGTAGAAAAATAA